In Clostridia bacterium, the sequence CCTACTATAGTTGATAATGAATTCATTAATACTGTGAAGAACCTTGAAAAGCTGTGCCCTCATTACCATTTATCATTGCAGAGTGGTTGTGATGGTACATTGAGAAGAATGAACAGAAAATACACGGTTGAAGAGTATAGAGATGTAGTAAAACTACTCAGGGATAACTTTAGTGACGTAGCTGTCACTACTGATGTCATGGTAGGTTTTCCAGGGGAAACAGATGAGGAATTTGACATGACATATTCATTCCTTAAGGATATATCTTTCGCTCAGATGCATGTTTTCAAATACTCTCCAAGAAAAGGTACTCCTGCAGCAAGCTTCCCGGACCAGGTTTCTCCAGATAAAAAAGAAGAACGCAGTAAAAAGCTGATATTGCTGTCAAAAGAAAAAACACTGGAATTCAATACTAGATTTCTGGGAAATACTATGAAGGTACTTCTGGAACAAGCAGTTCCCGGGAAAAGGGGAGTATTGGAAGGGTTGACATCCAACTATATAAAGGTGCTGTGCAGGGGTGAGGAAGCATTGAAGGGAAAGATACTGGATATAAGGCTCGAGGAAGCCATAGATGATTATGTTAATGGCAGCAGAGTATGATATAAAAATTTAATAAATTGTTCAAATTGCGATGCTACTGGGTGTCAAACCCATAACCGGATTTATATGACTTGCATAAATTATCCTGTTGTATTACTATATATATACAATGTGTAATAGCACATAGGAATTATATATAGTAATATTGAATACACTAAAATAGGACAAAGTTTAGTGAACGGATCAGAAGTATCCGGGCTACTTGCACAATGAATCTGAATACATTAGAGGGAAGATTTCGGGTGTCATAATCCTGAATACAGTTTTCCGTCGGCAGGGGAGTGGTTAGTTATGATAAACAGTGAAACCATGATGTTTAAAGTTGAGAAAGATAAACTGAATGAAGCCAGAGAAGTCATTACAACTGTTTATGAAGCTTTGAAGGAAAAGGGTTATAACCCGATCAACCAGATTGTAGGTTATATCCTGTCGGGCGATCCTACATACATAACTAGTCATAAGAATGCGAGGAGCATAATAAGAAGGCTTGAAAGAGATGAGCTGCTTGAGGAAATCCTGAAATGTTATTTAGAGGATAAAAAATAATCTTAACCCCGTATTTCAATGAATACGGGGTTTTTAGTGTTCTGGTGGTTGTTATGGAATATGTTGCTTTGGGAAATACGGGAATCAGAGTATCTAAAATGTGCTTCGGGGGTTTGGTAATCGGTCCGCTGCAGGCTAATCTGTCCATAAATGAAGGCGCAGAGGTCATACTTAAGGCTTTTGAAATGGGAGTAAATTTTATTGATACTGCTGAGCTCTACGGTACATACTCTCACATAAGGGAAGCTACTAAAAGATTTGGGAATAAGCCTGTGGTAGCCACAAAATCATACGCTTATACAGCAGAAGGAGCAGCAGAAAGTCTTGAAAAGGCAAGGAAAGAGCTCGACTCTGATATAATTGATATCTTTCTGCTCCATGAGCAGGAAAGTAAACTGACACTTAGGGGACACAGGGATGCTCTGGACTATTTCCTTGCAGCAAAGGCTAAAGGGATTATTAAGGCTGTA encodes:
- a CDS encoding IreB family regulatory phosphoprotein; protein product: MINSETMMFKVEKDKLNEAREVITTVYEALKEKGYNPINQIVGYILSGDPTYITSHKNARSIIRRLERDELLEEILKCYLEDKK